A genomic region of Cyanobacteria bacterium FACHB-DQ100 contains the following coding sequences:
- a CDS encoding response regulator transcription factor yields the protein MVFPSTYILLLAPQIEELHGLESLLQQVALDVEIVDTTDQALARVSQNPPCLVILQEHLRSEATIHQLRTIAHADRMTLVIVTETDSPSWLYQEQHPDVDGFLVKPLSPDVLFSLIHSASARQYCQRSLI from the coding sequence ATGGTCTTTCCGTCCACTTACATTCTGCTGTTAGCTCCACAAATCGAAGAATTGCACGGGCTAGAATCGCTCCTTCAGCAAGTCGCACTCGACGTAGAGATTGTAGACACCACTGATCAAGCCCTAGCACGAGTGAGCCAAAATCCCCCTTGTCTTGTCATTCTGCAAGAGCATCTGCGATCGGAAGCCACAATTCATCAACTCCGCACGATTGCCCATGCAGACCGCATGACGCTTGTGATCGTTACAGAAACTGATTCTCCGAGCTGGCTTTATCAAGAGCAGCACCCCGATGTTGATGGTTTTCTCGTTAAACCGTTAAGTCCAGATGTACTATTTTCACTGATTCATTCTGCTTCTGCTCGTCAATACTGTCAACGATCGCTCATCTGA
- a CDS encoding ATP-dependent helicase, which yields MAADPVVSSVLEIREKLLQTLRSTLRPGQREIADWQGGRLAVSAVPGAGKSTGMAVAAAVAIAQYQLHSRRQLVVVTFTRSAAANIKAKIREYLKKLSLPQGGFVVHTLHGLAWSIARSAPERSGFNPDSILITPTQGNRLIRTSVEQWLGLNPHLYQRLLEGQQFDGEETERLRRQAVLRTEVLPALAETVIREAKSSGLLPEDLRSQIASDDYSILSIAAGLYEQYQLQLQSRSFIDYDEMVLGALRVLEHPGIRARWQSQVFAVFEDEAQDSSPLQTRLLELLAIDPEQLHNQNLVRVGDPNQAINSTFTPADPVFFREFCQTCAIENRLAEMNQAGRSSRIILEAANFVLNWVNRTYGNEDAAPFRSQMIHPVSNNDPQADANPSPEGLGFEIHTPEDVHQTVEWIGKRAIALFNHYPERSAAVLVRTNEQGKFVARELARWFDDKLSVFEVGMRDRQSHIPAEMLSLLQFLDRPHSPDNLKAALSVFVSRRIIPNQDLNALITFPEQFLYPAPLDPPQDPQVQQASRFCTSLLRARLELPLYQLISFLAYTLNYEQTELATADKLAERVMQQTRENSLTAMLEVLSDVVSSERFEPVEAEDDDRYVRPSQLTVITMHKAKGLDWDYVFIPFLHENMIPGSLYIPPAMQFLGDFTLSEVARAQIRAIVHHEPIPTNDEAWERAGSLKTAEEFRLLYVAMTRAKRLLWMSAAKQAPFSWNKPENLDDRKPCPAIPALKQQFPLSVIGESDEDDVEF from the coding sequence ATGGCTGCTGATCCTGTTGTTTCCAGTGTGTTAGAGATTCGCGAGAAGCTATTACAAACGCTGCGGAGCACGCTGCGTCCGGGACAGCGAGAAATCGCCGATTGGCAAGGCGGGCGATTGGCGGTGTCGGCAGTTCCGGGGGCGGGGAAATCGACCGGAATGGCAGTTGCGGCAGCAGTCGCGATCGCGCAATACCAACTCCACAGCCGCCGTCAGTTAGTCGTCGTCACCTTCACGCGATCGGCAGCCGCAAACATTAAAGCCAAAATTCGTGAGTATCTGAAAAAATTAAGCCTTCCTCAAGGTGGGTTTGTGGTTCACACGCTGCATGGATTAGCTTGGTCGATCGCCAGAAGCGCTCCGGAGCGATCGGGCTTTAATCCCGATTCAATTTTAATCACACCCACGCAAGGAAATCGACTGATCCGCACCAGTGTAGAACAATGGTTAGGACTGAATCCGCATCTCTATCAGCGCTTGTTAGAAGGGCAACAATTCGACGGGGAAGAAACCGAGCGGTTACGAAGACAAGCTGTATTGCGAACCGAAGTGTTGCCTGCACTGGCAGAAACGGTAATTCGAGAAGCGAAAAGCTCAGGGTTGTTACCGGAAGATTTACGTAGTCAGATTGCATCCGATGACTATTCGATCTTGTCGATCGCTGCAGGACTGTATGAACAATACCAACTGCAACTCCAAAGCAGGAGCTTCATTGACTATGACGAGATGGTTTTAGGTGCGCTACGAGTGCTAGAACATCCGGGAATTAGAGCGCGTTGGCAATCTCAAGTGTTTGCTGTGTTTGAAGATGAAGCACAAGATTCAAGCCCCCTACAAACGCGATTATTAGAACTATTAGCAATCGATCCAGAACAGTTGCACAATCAAAACCTAGTGCGGGTCGGTGATCCGAATCAAGCCATTAATTCAACATTCACGCCTGCTGATCCGGTGTTCTTTCGGGAATTTTGTCAGACTTGCGCGATCGAAAATCGGCTTGCTGAAATGAATCAAGCAGGTCGCAGTAGTCGGATCATTCTCGAAGCTGCAAATTTTGTATTGAACTGGGTGAATCGAACTTACGGAAACGAAGACGCTGCGCCATTTCGATCGCAGATGATTCACCCAGTGTCTAACAATGATCCGCAAGCCGATGCAAACCCCAGTCCTGAAGGCTTAGGCTTTGAGATTCACACGCCTGAGGATGTGCATCAAACGGTAGAATGGATTGGTAAAAGAGCGATCGCATTGTTCAATCATTATCCAGAGCGATCGGCGGCAGTGTTAGTTCGCACCAACGAGCAAGGAAAATTTGTAGCACGAGAACTAGCGCGATGGTTCGATGACAAGCTTTCAGTCTTTGAGGTGGGAATGCGCGATCGACAGTCTCACATCCCCGCAGAGATGTTATCACTGTTGCAATTCCTCGATCGACCTCATTCTCCGGACAATCTCAAAGCTGCTTTATCTGTGTTTGTCAGCCGTCGCATCATTCCGAATCAAGATTTAAATGCTCTGATCACTTTTCCGGAACAGTTTCTTTATCCTGCTCCGCTTGATCCACCACAAGATCCACAAGTTCAACAAGCAAGCCGTTTCTGTACAAGCCTACTCAGAGCGAGATTAGAGCTACCCCTCTATCAATTGATTTCATTTCTCGCTTATACCTTGAACTATGAGCAAACAGAGCTTGCAACTGCTGACAAACTTGCAGAACGCGTCATGCAGCAAACCCGCGAGAACTCACTTACAGCAATGCTAGAAGTGTTAAGCGACGTTGTCAGTTCAGAGCGATTTGAACCTGTCGAAGCAGAAGACGACGATCGCTATGTTCGTCCCAGCCAGCTAACCGTGATCACCATGCACAAAGCAAAGGGTCTCGATTGGGACTATGTTTTCATTCCGTTTTTGCATGAAAACATGATTCCCGGATCGCTCTACATTCCGCCTGCCATGCAGTTTCTTGGCGACTTTACTTTATCTGAGGTCGCAAGAGCGCAAATTAGGGCGATCGTGCATCACGAACCGATTCCGACCAATGACGAAGCTTGGGAACGAGCCGGATCGCTCAAGACTGCTGAAGAGTTTCGATTGTTGTATGTTGCAATGACTCGCGCAAAACGATTGTTATGGATGTCTGCGGCAAAACAAGCTCCCTTTAGCTGGAACAAGCCGGAGAATTTGGACGATCGCAAACCTTGCCCAGCGATTCCTGCATTGAAGCAACAGTTTCCACTGTCGGTAATCGGAGAGTCTGATGAAGACGATGTAGAGTTCTAG
- a CDS encoding DUF1824 family protein gives MTRSEAETILRQFICTEQSSEPLDYAAIREAVLIVADLSDYQILGICAETAEEGLKALSSYVSALKYDVPETRSIPGAIYIKFNPLTGRSHMEPYSGNHRGVLISCQSAFEDGVNETFGHLPLDLFKQ, from the coding sequence ATGACGCGATCGGAAGCTGAAACTATTTTGCGGCAATTTATCTGTACTGAACAATCATCTGAACCGCTGGATTATGCAGCGATTCGAGAAGCGGTCTTAATTGTGGCAGATTTATCTGATTATCAAATTCTAGGAATCTGTGCGGAAACGGCTGAGGAGGGCTTGAAAGCGCTGTCGAGCTATGTGAGTGCACTGAAATATGATGTGCCAGAAACGCGATCGATTCCTGGAGCCATCTACATTAAATTCAATCCGTTAACGGGTCGATCGCATATGGAACCCTACAGCGGAAACCATCGGGGGGTATTAATTTCTTGCCAGTCTGCGTTTGAGGATGGCGTAAATGAGACATTTGGGCATTTGCCGCTCGATCTGTTCAAACAATAA
- a CDS encoding ABC transporter substrate-binding protein, with amino-acid sequence MRKLIPSAITISLLFFTVGCRSDSNSKPVEITLSGWQSNPNEGKLLDQVIREFETKNLNIKVKREVINSQYMDVIRTRLIGEVAPDVFYLEAFEAPALIKSGVLEPLNSYIKPEFKLNDFESSLLNAFKRNNSVYGIPKDFSTLALFYNQTALKSAGIAQPPKTWDELRQTAKKLTIDENKDGKIDQYGMGIVSELPRQTFMIKAFGGKLVDQTDYAAFDSPEGLQGLQLVIEQYRRDRTAAQATDVGANSNSEAFGQGRVAMTLDGNWAIPYLKETFPNLKFQTTEVPKINDRQGTMIYTVAYVMNRQSKQKAAAWKLIEFLTSESGMKAWAKQGVTLPSRRSVLAEMKYDRNPIYSPFVAGAKYGTLWQAGETLPTIVTSFDNQFVSAMLGQQPLPEAMKRAQNTANREIYLSK; translated from the coding sequence ATGAGAAAGTTGATTCCAAGCGCGATCACAATCAGTTTACTATTCTTTACGGTGGGGTGTCGATCGGACTCTAATTCAAAACCAGTTGAAATCACGCTAAGCGGCTGGCAAAGTAATCCAAACGAAGGAAAACTACTCGATCAAGTGATTCGAGAATTTGAGACAAAAAATCTGAACATCAAAGTCAAACGAGAAGTCATCAATAGCCAGTATATGGATGTGATTAGAACTCGTTTAATTGGAGAAGTTGCCCCTGATGTATTTTATTTAGAAGCATTTGAAGCACCAGCCTTAATTAAATCTGGTGTCTTAGAGCCGCTTAATTCCTACATTAAGCCAGAATTCAAACTGAATGATTTTGAATCCAGCTTATTAAACGCGTTTAAACGAAATAACAGCGTTTACGGCATTCCAAAAGATTTTTCAACCCTCGCACTTTTCTATAATCAAACTGCTTTGAAAAGTGCAGGAATTGCCCAACCTCCTAAAACCTGGGATGAGTTGAGGCAGACAGCCAAGAAACTAACGATCGACGAAAACAAGGACGGCAAAATCGATCAGTACGGCATGGGAATTGTCTCTGAATTGCCGCGTCAAACCTTTATGATCAAGGCATTTGGCGGAAAGCTAGTGGATCAAACCGACTACGCCGCATTTGATAGTCCAGAGGGACTTCAAGGACTACAGCTTGTGATTGAGCAATATCGACGCGATCGCACCGCCGCACAAGCAACTGATGTCGGTGCTAATTCAAATAGTGAAGCATTCGGACAGGGACGAGTAGCAATGACACTCGATGGAAATTGGGCAATTCCCTATCTCAAAGAAACCTTTCCAAACCTGAAATTTCAAACGACAGAAGTTCCGAAAATTAACGATCGACAAGGCACGATGATTTATACCGTTGCTTATGTAATGAATCGGCAATCGAAACAGAAAGCAGCAGCCTGGAAATTAATTGAGTTTCTAACGAGTGAATCTGGGATGAAAGCTTGGGCAAAACAGGGTGTTACCCTGCCATCGCGGCGATCGGTGTTAGCGGAAATGAAATACGATCGTAATCCGATTTATTCACCCTTTGTTGCAGGTGCAAAGTATGGAACACTCTGGCAAGCGGGCGAAACTTTACCAACCATTGTCACCAGTTTTGATAATCAATTTGTCAGTGCGATGCTCGGACAGCAACCTTTACCCGAAGCAATGAAACGTGCTCAAAATACTGCAAATCGAGAAATCTATTTATCGAAATAA
- a CDS encoding carbohydrate ABC transporter permease yields MLKTNTVRWWIWLMYGGLIIYAIVTFIPFLWALSASFKPLSEISASGGNFIPQEFTLENYKAIFAQEPLFGRWLFNSAIVAIFVTLFNLLFNSMAGYALARIQFPGNRLFFFLVLAVLVVPAQITLLPKFLILKFLGWLNSYQGLVVPTVVNATFIFMMRQFFVNFPKELEEAAQLDGLNRFETFFQIVLPLAKPALAAQTIFIFMSSWNDFLLPLVVMSNPEMFTLPIGLNAFKGQYITYWNYIMAASMVFTLPALIIYAFFNRYFIQGVTFTGGKS; encoded by the coding sequence ATGTTAAAAACAAACACAGTTCGCTGGTGGATTTGGTTAATGTATGGTGGACTGATCATTTATGCGATCGTCACCTTTATTCCCTTTCTATGGGCGCTCTCTGCTTCGTTTAAACCACTCTCAGAAATCTCAGCGAGTGGAGGTAACTTTATTCCCCAGGAGTTTACTTTAGAGAATTACAAAGCAATTTTTGCACAAGAACCGCTCTTTGGCAGATGGTTATTCAATAGCGCGATCGTTGCTATTTTTGTCACCCTGTTTAATCTTTTATTCAATTCAATGGCGGGATACGCCCTTGCCAGAATTCAATTTCCCGGAAACCGTTTATTCTTCTTTCTGGTTCTGGCAGTTCTCGTTGTCCCGGCCCAAATTACATTACTTCCCAAATTTCTAATTCTCAAATTTTTAGGCTGGCTCAATTCTTATCAAGGATTAGTTGTCCCAACCGTCGTCAACGCCACTTTTATTTTTATGATGCGGCAATTCTTTGTTAATTTTCCAAAAGAGCTAGAAGAAGCTGCACAACTCGATGGACTAAATCGATTTGAAACCTTTTTTCAGATTGTTCTGCCTTTAGCAAAACCCGCTCTAGCTGCACAAACAATTTTCATCTTCATGAGTTCCTGGAACGATTTTTTATTGCCCCTCGTTGTCATGTCAAATCCTGAAATGTTCACCCTACCGATCGGCTTAAACGCCTTCAAAGGTCAATACATCACTTACTGGAATTACATCATGGCAGCTTCGATGGTCTTCACGCTGCCAGCCCTGATTATCTATGCGTTCTTCAATCGCTATTTTATTCAGGGCGTAACCTTCACCGGAGGCAAATCGTAA
- a CDS encoding FAD-dependent hydroxylase, translating to MQIAESKIPDYDIAIVGGGVVGTTFACALKDSGFRVALIEAEVSSLAVSRAQAYSISLLSSRIFEGLNIWQQISPQVETYKNVRLSDSDYPTAVQFAPCDLGTETLGYVAEHRVLITALQDLLQTCSNVDRFCPAKVIKTEHQSSDVVLDVLLNGEVQQIRSRLVVAADGARSPLRQQAGIKTLGWQYWQACVVATLKLDAPHNNTAYEWFWKTGPSGILPLPGNRCRIVWTAPRAEAEALLALDDRAFIEAFQARYGSKFGTPEIEGQRYLFPIQLMHSRKYVLPQFALIGDAAHSCHPLGGQGINMGIRDAAALAQVLQTAKKRGENIASLRVLKRYERWRQWENLLILSITDILNRTFSNQIVPIVQLRRLSLWILRTLQPLRTIVFRIMSGLTGRTPQLAQR from the coding sequence ATGCAGATCGCTGAATCGAAAATTCCTGACTATGACATTGCGATCGTCGGTGGCGGTGTCGTAGGAACCACCTTCGCCTGTGCCTTGAAAGATTCTGGCTTTCGAGTCGCATTGATCGAGGCTGAAGTATCTTCGCTGGCGGTTTCTCGCGCTCAGGCGTATTCTATTTCGCTCTTATCCAGCCGCATCTTTGAAGGCTTGAACATTTGGCAACAGATTTCCCCTCAAGTTGAAACCTACAAGAACGTGCGCCTTTCAGATTCGGACTATCCGACTGCCGTTCAGTTTGCACCCTGCGATCTTGGCACTGAAACTTTAGGATATGTCGCAGAACATCGAGTTTTAATTACCGCACTTCAGGATCTGCTTCAAACTTGCTCAAATGTCGATCGCTTCTGTCCTGCCAAAGTGATTAAAACCGAGCACCAGTCCAGTGATGTAGTTCTCGATGTTCTGCTCAATGGTGAAGTGCAGCAAATCCGATCTCGCCTAGTCGTTGCAGCAGATGGCGCGCGATCGCCCCTCCGTCAACAAGCCGGAATTAAAACGCTTGGCTGGCAATATTGGCAGGCTTGTGTCGTCGCTACACTCAAGCTCGATGCTCCCCACAACAACACCGCCTATGAATGGTTCTGGAAAACAGGGCCTTCTGGCATTCTCCCACTTCCCGGTAATCGCTGTCGCATCGTCTGGACAGCCCCTCGTGCTGAAGCCGAAGCTCTGTTAGCGCTTGACGATCGCGCCTTTATTGAAGCCTTCCAAGCCCGATATGGCTCGAAGTTCGGCACACCAGAAATCGAAGGACAGCGCTACCTCTTCCCGATTCAGTTGATGCACAGCCGCAAGTATGTCTTGCCGCAGTTTGCCTTAATCGGAGATGCCGCTCATAGCTGCCATCCGTTAGGCGGTCAAGGCATCAACATGGGAATCCGCGATGCTGCTGCCCTAGCACAAGTTTTACAAACCGCAAAAAAACGCGGCGAAAACATTGCCAGTCTGCGTGTTCTAAAGCGCTACGAACGTTGGCGACAGTGGGAAAACCTGCTGATCTTGAGCATCACCGACATCTTAAATCGCACCTTCTCGAATCAGATTGTCCCGATCGTGCAACTTCGTCGCCTGAGCTTGTGGATTTTGCGAACCCTTCAGCCCTTAAGAACGATCGTTTTTCGTATCATGTCAGGCTTGACCGGACGCACTCCCCAACTTGCTCAGCGCTAA
- the queC gene encoding 7-cyano-7-deazaguanine synthase QueC: MPKAIVLLSGGLDSATTTAQAISDGYEPIALSFRYGQRHDRELQCAQAIAQHFKLSQHFVIDVNLAQWGGSALTDTEIEVPTEGIQPDQIPITYVPGRNTVFIAIALSLAEAQNAEAIYLGINAVDYSGYPDCRPEYLTAFQHLAELSSKAGLEGRAPKLIAPLVMDSKVDIVKRAIALGVPIDKTWSCYQGGEVPCGVCDSCRIRDRALIEAGHPELATSQSQELFQ, from the coding sequence ATGCCGAAAGCGATCGTCTTACTCTCCGGAGGTTTAGATTCCGCAACCACAACTGCACAAGCGATCTCCGATGGCTATGAACCGATCGCGCTTTCATTTCGTTACGGTCAACGACACGATCGCGAACTCCAATGCGCACAGGCGATCGCGCAGCACTTCAAGTTGTCCCAACATTTTGTCATCGATGTGAATCTCGCGCAGTGGGGCGGCTCAGCACTGACCGATACAGAAATTGAGGTGCCGACAGAAGGCATTCAGCCTGATCAAATTCCGATTACTTACGTTCCAGGGCGCAATACCGTATTTATTGCGATCGCCCTTTCTCTAGCGGAGGCACAAAACGCAGAAGCTATCTATCTAGGCATCAATGCGGTGGACTATTCAGGCTATCCAGATTGCCGCCCAGAGTATCTCACTGCGTTTCAACATTTAGCTGAGTTATCTTCCAAAGCAGGATTAGAAGGCAGAGCGCCGAAATTAATTGCCCCCCTGGTCATGGATTCCAAAGTAGATATCGTGAAGCGAGCGATCGCGCTTGGAGTGCCAATTGACAAAACCTGGTCGTGCTATCAAGGCGGTGAAGTTCCTTGTGGTGTGTGTGATTCTTGTCGAATCCGCGATCGAGCACTCATTGAAGCTGGACATCCGGAGCTTGCCACTTCTCAAAGTCAAGAATTGTTTCAATAA
- a CDS encoding YebC/PmpR family DNA-binding transcriptional regulator encodes MAGHSKWANIKRQKARVDAKRANIFTKVSREIIVAARNGVPDPAGNFQLRTAIEKAKAAGIPNENIDRAIAKGAGKLGTDAPLEAIQYEGYGAGGVAILIEALTDNRNRTAADLREAFSKNGGNLGEPGCVGWMFEQKGIVELSFAPQKTGRSRKIEAVSIDEEALLEACLEGGADAYELIETEDGQAAEIFTEVENLESLSQSLKDRGYTVAQVELRWIPQNTIEVTDPDHARALLKLMDALDALDDVQNATANFDIAEELMMASIA; translated from the coding sequence ATGGCAGGACACAGCAAGTGGGCAAACATTAAACGCCAAAAAGCCAGAGTAGACGCTAAAAGAGCAAACATCTTTACTAAAGTTTCCCGTGAAATCATTGTTGCGGCTCGCAATGGGGTTCCTGATCCGGCAGGTAATTTTCAGCTCAGAACCGCGATCGAAAAAGCCAAAGCCGCAGGCATTCCTAACGAAAATATCGATCGCGCGATCGCCAAAGGTGCGGGCAAACTTGGCACAGATGCCCCCCTGGAAGCCATTCAATATGAAGGCTACGGTGCAGGCGGTGTGGCTATCCTGATCGAAGCCCTTACCGACAATCGCAATCGAACCGCTGCTGACCTACGAGAAGCCTTTAGCAAAAACGGCGGTAACTTGGGTGAACCCGGTTGCGTGGGCTGGATGTTCGAGCAAAAAGGCATTGTCGAACTTTCTTTCGCTCCGCAAAAGACCGGACGCAGCCGCAAAATTGAAGCAGTGTCGATCGACGAAGAAGCCCTCCTCGAAGCCTGCCTCGAAGGTGGAGCCGACGCTTATGAGCTAATCGAAACCGAAGACGGACAAGCCGCAGAAATTTTTACCGAAGTCGAAAACCTGGAATCCCTCAGTCAAAGCCTGAAAGACCGGGGTTACACTGTGGCGCAAGTCGAACTCCGCTGGATTCCCCAAAATACGATCGAAGTCACCGACCCCGATCACGCCCGTGCTCTGCTCAAGCTGATGGACGCGCTTGATGCACTCGATGATGTGCAAAACGCGACCGCCAACTTTGACATTGCTGAAGAACTAATGATGGCATCGATCGCTTAA
- a CDS encoding sugar ABC transporter permease — translation MKQKSREALSGYAFMTPAIVILGVFLALPVIYAIVLSFYRVQLLGEVDFRFAGLRNFIRIQDDERVWIALANTIQYVAIVVPIQTILALVLALLLNAKIRGRSWFRVAFFLPTVTSSAVLTLIFMWIYNSNGLLNNFLDAVGLPTYNWLGDPQVALKGIMLMNIWATAPLFMVIYLAALQDIPESLYEAASIDGATTWEKFWCITLPFLKPVTFFVITIGIIGTFQLFDQSYIFSNGSGGPDNATLTIVLLIYQYAFNRLDMGYALALTLILALVIMLATLIQRYFFREESLD, via the coding sequence ATGAAACAAAAATCTAGAGAAGCGTTATCAGGTTATGCCTTTATGACACCTGCGATCGTAATCTTGGGTGTATTTTTGGCATTGCCTGTGATTTATGCGATCGTGCTTTCCTTCTATCGAGTTCAATTACTCGGTGAGGTTGATTTTCGCTTTGCAGGATTGAGAAATTTTATTCGGATTCAAGATGATGAACGAGTTTGGATCGCGCTTGCAAATACAATTCAATACGTCGCGATCGTTGTTCCAATCCAAACGATTCTAGCCCTCGTCCTTGCTTTATTACTTAATGCTAAAATTCGGGGTCGAAGCTGGTTTCGAGTTGCATTCTTCTTACCGACTGTGACTTCTTCAGCCGTTCTCACACTCATATTCATGTGGATTTATAACTCGAATGGGTTGTTAAATAATTTTCTAGATGCAGTCGGTTTACCTACTTATAACTGGCTTGGTGATCCACAAGTTGCACTCAAAGGAATTATGTTGATGAATATCTGGGCAACTGCACCGTTATTTATGGTGATTTATTTGGCTGCACTGCAAGATATTCCAGAAAGTTTATATGAAGCCGCTTCGATCGATGGTGCAACAACCTGGGAGAAATTCTGGTGTATCACGCTGCCATTTCTCAAGCCTGTAACGTTTTTTGTGATTACGATCGGCATTATCGGAACCTTCCAATTATTTGATCAATCTTATATCTTCTCAAATGGCTCAGGTGGCCCTGATAACGCCACATTAACGATCGTGCTTCTGATCTATCAATACGCTTTCAATCGGTTAGACATGGGATATGCGCTTGCATTAACACTCATTCTTGCGCTCGTCATTATGTTAGCGACTTTAATTCAACGCTATTTCTTTAGAGAAGAGAGCTTAGATTAA
- a CDS encoding Uma2 family endonuclease, whose translation MVQTPAKSLTLEEFLRLPETKPASEYIGGQIIQKPMPQGKHSVVQGELTPAINTELKSKRLGRAFPELRCTFGGRSIVPDVSVFTWDRIPRDANGEVANTFQIAPDWMIEILSPDQSPTKVIKNILHCIDYQTQMGWLIDPDEKVVFVYFADRTIRFFDVPEQLLPVPSFASNIQLTVQTLFGWLSE comes from the coding sequence ATGGTTCAGACTCCTGCTAAATCTTTGACGCTAGAAGAATTTCTAAGGCTTCCGGAAACAAAGCCAGCAAGCGAGTATATTGGCGGTCAAATCATCCAGAAACCCATGCCGCAAGGAAAACATAGTGTTGTTCAGGGAGAACTGACACCAGCCATCAATACAGAACTGAAATCTAAACGCCTGGGTCGTGCGTTCCCAGAATTACGCTGTACTTTTGGTGGACGATCGATTGTTCCAGATGTCAGTGTGTTTACTTGGGATCGAATTCCTCGCGATGCAAATGGTGAGGTCGCAAATACCTTTCAAATTGCTCCAGATTGGATGATCGAGATTCTTTCTCCAGATCAAAGCCCAACGAAAGTGATCAAAAACATTCTGCACTGTATTGATTATCAAACGCAGATGGGTTGGCTGATTGATCCCGATGAGAAAGTTGTGTTTGTTTATTTTGCCGATCGTACAATCCGATTTTTTGACGTTCCAGAACAGCTTTTGCCTGTACCATCGTTTGCAAGCAACATTCAATTAACAGTTCAAACATTGTTCGGATGGTTGTCTGAGTAG
- a CDS encoding ABC transporter substrate-binding protein, with amino-acid sequence MSLRFAHLLKFVFTIAICLSLFGCQPAQSSNVIRLTLWQGVNPPPNRDVLQKLVDRFNQAHPNIQVESLYVGQGDQQMPKILAAVVGNAPPDMLWYAPMITGQLVELDALRSIDDFLTASSVKSELDPALLNTMQYEGKTWSIPFGTNNVGIYYRPSLFQAAGVKKLPRTWTEFRQVAKQLTRDTDGDGKADQHGMLLPLGKGEWAVFTWLPFMFSGAGELSNATVTYGNEITPEKVIPSSASAGVNIANSGAIAALQFWRDLMQDGSAILSQPERGYELDGFLTGKVAMQLSGPWTLGQLQATQVDFGVLPIPKGTQAGTAIGGENLFLFKSTPERERAAFEFAEFVMSEEFQTEWAIGTGYLPTNLKSRESEAYKAFRAKQPAVDVFLGQAQFGRSRPIFPGYNRISDNLGRAIEAALLDRNTPEEALKAAQQRLDLIFK; translated from the coding sequence ATGTCGCTGCGGTTTGCCCATTTGCTGAAATTTGTTTTTACGATCGCGATTTGCCTCAGTTTATTTGGATGTCAACCTGCTCAATCCTCTAATGTAATTCGATTAACGCTGTGGCAAGGGGTGAACCCGCCGCCGAATCGGGATGTTTTACAGAAGTTGGTCGATCGTTTCAATCAAGCTCACCCCAATATTCAAGTCGAATCGCTCTACGTTGGACAAGGCGATCAACAAATGCCCAAAATTCTCGCGGCAGTAGTCGGAAATGCTCCCCCAGATATGTTGTGGTATGCACCAATGATTACTGGGCAATTGGTGGAATTGGATGCGCTGAGGTCGATCGATGATTTTCTCACAGCTTCATCGGTTAAATCAGAACTCGATCCTGCTTTGCTCAATACGATGCAATATGAAGGAAAAACTTGGTCGATTCCTTTTGGTACGAACAATGTCGGTATTTATTATCGTCCGAGTCTGTTTCAAGCAGCAGGTGTGAAAAAACTTCCGCGAACTTGGACGGAATTTCGGCAAGTGGCGAAGCAGTTGACTCGCGATACAGATGGAGATGGAAAAGCAGACCAACATGGAATGCTTTTACCATTGGGCAAAGGAGAATGGGCAGTCTTTACCTGGTTGCCGTTTATGTTTAGCGGGGCTGGAGAGTTGAGCAATGCGACTGTAACTTATGGCAACGAAATCACCCCTGAAAAGGTTATTCCCAGTAGCGCTTCAGCCGGAGTGAATATTGCTAATTCAGGAGCGATCGCAGCTTTACAGTTCTGGCGCGATTTGATGCAAGACGGCTCTGCAATTCTGTCTCAACCCGAACGCGGTTACGAACTCGATGGATTTTTAACCGGTAAAGTCGCAATGCAGCTTTCAGGGCCTTGGACATTGGGACAACTGCAAGCGACCCAGGTTGATTTTGGGGTATTGCCAATTCCAAAGGGAACTCAAGCAGGAACAGCGATCGGCGGCGAAAATCTATTTCTATTCAAATCCACGCCAGAGCGAGAACGAGCGGCGTTTGAGTTTGCTGAATTCGTCATGAGTGAGGAATTTCAGACCGAATGGGCGATCGGCACAGGATACCTACCCACCAATCTAAAATCGCGAGAAAGTGAAGCTTACAAAGCCTTCCGAGCAAAGCAGCCTGCGGTCGATGTGTTTCTCGGTCAGGCGCAATTTGGGCGATCGCGTCCGATTTTCCCAGGATACAACCGAATTTCGGATAACTTAGGACGAGCGATCGAGGCGGCATTGCTCGATCGCAATACACCAGAGGAAGCACTAAAAGCTGCACAGCAAAGATTAGATCTAATCTTTAAATAA